A segment of the Lolium perenne isolate Kyuss_39 chromosome 3, Kyuss_2.0, whole genome shotgun sequence genome:
GGACGTGTGTGTGATGTGCCTGCTTGAAGTTGTTCTCTCGTGAGGCGGCCAGGCGACGTCTGCGTTTGCTGAGGATCCTGGTCTCTCCGCGAGACCTTTATCGGCTGGGTGAAGGTCGGGGACGAGGTGGTTTCGAGTCCGAGTCCTACCCGACCGCTCGAGCCGGACTGCGCGATGGAAACCGACCGACAGCGTGTGCAAGAACGGCTCGTCGATCGTACGCAACACATTTTTTTTTCGCGTATTCGTACGCAACACATAGCCAAGTGCAGGTGGAGCTGCAATCGGAGTGGTACCGCAATCGGTACGAGCTTAAGCGTGGATTCGACGCGAGTGATACACGGCTTGCATACATGGCTTGGTTTGCCGAGCCAAAAGCAACTCTAGCAGACACCCTATAcctcaaaccctaaatatgcatcTGCAGATTAAAAATTCGCGATTTGAGGCTGAAAAAGACTTCTACAGACTAGACACTGTATGTAAAACAAAACGAGACACTAAAAAACCATATATCTAGTTTTAAAAAAGACCATATTCGAGAATCTTCAAAAAGaaggctatttttttccatgtctTCTTCCCCACCAGCCTTGTACCAGCCGCCCCGCCGCCTGCCCGCCCCACCCGCCTGCGTGTTGCTCTACCGCCGACCGCTCACGCTAGCGACCCGCCTGCCCCCCCCCCGTGCCCGCCTGTGCCCGCACGTTGCTCGGCCGCCACCTGGCCGCTCCGTCGCTCTTCCACGCCCGTGCATGACAGCCGCCGCTACTCGGCCGGTGGCCAATTCCGGCAAGCTCTGCTCAATTTTGCCAATCTCCGTTCAATTTTGCCTATCTCCAATGGAGTTACGTTGGATTTtcgccggaatttggccggaCTCCGGCGAGTCTATCGCTGAAATGTGGTTGCACGGGGTGTTGCCGGTGCGTTGACCTTGACCGGATACAGGTTGGCATGTAAAATGCCATCCGAAACTTCATATGTACATACTGTGGGCTCATATCCAGGTTGGCCCCCAATTCTTTTTACGAGTTTGACCATTTTGAGATGTCTAGACTGGACAAAAAAACACACCCCAAACCCTCAAACATGCATGCAAATTTACAGGTTTAACCAATTTGTGGTGTCTGCTAGAGTTTTTCTATCACCACAATGTTTTCGGGCTTCGGTCTAGTTTTAATTTGGTGCACTAGCGGCAGTGCTTAGGGAAACCTAATTATACACAGTTGTGCAAGCGGAGCTGGATTTGCTAGAACGAGAGAGCGTTTTGGGAACAGAACGAAGCGATTAGAAGAAGATTTGGTTGTATCAGGCGCTCGACTGGATCAGAGTTTCCACCGACATCTTTGTAACCTTGAAATTCTAGGCGAGAATAAAACAAATTTCAGCCTAAATTTGAAGTTAAAAATTCTGTCACCGTTTTCGGTTTGGTTCCCATGCAGGACTTCAAATTAGCATAACAAGATCCGATGAGGTAGCGTTTTTTCGTTGTCCATGGGGCTTTAACTCGTGTCCATTGGGTCGATCTCTACTTAGTGAATTGATCAAATCATTGAAAAGTTGTACCATTCCTCTTTGTTTCAAAATATTTTCAAAACTTAGGAATACGAAAATACGAATAGCATAGCATGACATCTTGAATCATACAAGAACTAAAACATTCGTAATACATGTTGTTTGGGTGCCTTGGAGCAAAAGCACGGGAGCAAAACACATGAATCCACGGGTTTCATTGTGCCTCGTGCATCCCGTTCCCACCACATGCAAGTTCTGACCCCGAGAGATCTGGGAAAAAATCGGCACGTCCACATGATCTTCTGCGGTCGTCTCTTCTGTTGCTCATCCCGCACCAGTGTCAAAGCGGTACTTTTTTTTGTCCCAAAGAACTATGGTCGTATTTGTTGGTGTAAGTTATGCAGTACTGGTGGTGGACATGAGCATTTGGAGGAAGCACTTGGCCATCACAATTGGAAAGGGGCTATGGATGAAGAAATCTCAACCTTGCAAACCAGTAGCACATGGCATCTGATGGCAAAATTGGTAGATATAACACTCGTCTACTAAAAAGGGTTTAAACAGAGATATGGTATTGACTATGAGAATGCATTCAGTCGAATGGTAAAAGCTGTAACTATTCGCTCTTTTGATGTCTCTCAAAACTAGGAGATGCATCAGCTCGATGTGAAAAATGTGTTTCTCCGTGTCGTTTTCGGAGAAGATGTTTATATGAGACAACCTCGTGGGCATGAAAATTCTAAGCATCTTAGCTATATGTGCAAACTTGATAAAGCTCTCTATGGTCTTAAGTAGGTTCCCCGTGCTTGACTCCATGCTCTCGGTTTTACTCCATCCAAGGTTGATACTTTCTTATTTTCTACCGTAAAAATGAGATTACTATATTCATGCTCATATACGTTTGTTGGCATTATTGTCACGGTGGATGTGGTTATTGCAGATTTGCGCATGGCCTTTGCACCGACTTGGGTTCGCTTCACTATTTTCTTGGATTGAAGTTGAAAAAGCATTGAATGGTATTTCTCCATCTTAAGAAAATTATATTTAAGATGCTGGTATGTGTGGTTGTAAAGTTGTTACCACCCCTCTTTCTACATTTGAAAAATCGTATGTTTCTGAAGGAGAACCCCTTGTTGATCCCGATGCTACTCGATACATGAGTATAGTTGGAGCCTTGCAGTATGACACTTTGAATTGGacatatatatctttgtgttaacAAAGTTTGCCAGCTTTTGCATGCACCAACAATTCTTCATCGGACAACTATAAAGAGAATTTTTCGATATTTACTATTTCTCTTGAAATGAAATTTGTGAAGTTTGAGTCTACATTGGTCAGTGCATTTTCTGATGGAGTCTGAGCATGATATCCATATGATAGGCGATCTAAAGAAGGTTTTGCAGTGTTTCTTGGCTCCAACCTTGTTTCTTGGAGTGCATGCAAACAAGACACGGTGTCAAGGTCGAGTACTGAGGCACAATACAAATTCTTGGGAAGTGATATAACTGAAGTAATATGGGTTTAAACTTTGTTGGCAGAATTCGGTGTTAATCATCCTAAggcggcatctttgtggtgtgatAATCTTGGTACAACATATTTATCAGGTAATACAATGTTTCATGCTAGAACAAATCTTATGGATGTGGAATACCATTTTATTCAAGAAAGAGCTGCTAATATGTAGCAGGTTCATACCTTCATGTGATCAAGTCAGCTCATGGGTTTACAAAACCTTTGCCGAGTTGCAGCTAGAAGCTTTTCATGGCAATCTCAACTTAGATAAGTTGTGGTTGAGGGAGGGTGTAAAGTACCGTGTTGAGTTGTGTGCGTGCGTGTACCGTGTTTTGTACCGTTGGGTTGTACATGGCATGCTTGGAGATGATTGCCTGCGATTTAGTTAATTATATTGTATTTTTTTGAGAAATATAGTACAAACGCATGCACTCATATACAGACGCATACACTCACCCATATGAACGCCACCCTACCCCTATAAGCACCCTCTGAAAGACTGAGCcgacggattggatcttgaaattaacGAAATCACCACAGACACCTCGCTgtcgaacgtcgcctcccactgaatgaatattccgcctttatgagacacagatATCGTTGACTATATAACACACACACTTCCCGGCCAAGAAGGCATATGTTCAACCCAAATTGATAGTGTTCCCATGTTCTCTCATCCGAAAGGCAACAACTAAAATTGCATGTTCTAAACTAGAAAATGTAATTTGCTACTCTAAATATGTCATCTTCTAAACATGGCTGACTGTTTTTTTCCACATGCTTTTTTTTAGATGTTTCTTTCACACATACTGTACATGCTAGTGGGCTGAATTTGGGAGCAGCGCCCGTTGGCCCGCTTCACTGCACGGGGACACTGGCGTCGACGGTGCACGCCCACCGCCCCATGCACCCCCACGGCTCCACCCTTCAGCCGCACGCACGCACCCACGTCTCGGTCACCTTACCCGGACTGGACGCGACCCGCCTTCTCCGCATCGCGTGATAAAGCGCAGGCGCAAACGCCGCGCGGCTCCATCGATCGGCTCCTCTCCGCCGCGCGGCCCATTCCCCTCCTCGGGTAATTCCTCCGCCGCGGCGCGTGTGCAACGTAAGAACCGGCCGCCGATTCCAAACATGGGcaccggagaggaggaagaaaCGCAGAAATCCGGGGACGCGACGACGGCGGACGAAGGCGGACAGGATCAGGAGGcgcgggaggaagaagaaggagggttGATGGCGGGCCTGGTGGGCAAGGCCAGGGAGTTCGTGTCGGAGAAGATCGCGCAGATCCCCAAGCCGGAGGCGGCGCTGGAGCGCGTCTCCTTCAAGAGCATCAGCAGCGAGGGCGTCACCCTCCACAGCCACGTCGACGTCAGCAACCCCTACTCCTACCGCATCCCCATCTGCGAGCTCACCTACACCTTCAAGAGCGACGGCAAGTACGTAACCTGCCATTGATGATCTACCATCCTTGTGCACGTAAGGCCTTGTATATATCATGGTTCTCTGCATCCGTGATTGTAGGGTGATAGCATCAGGCACGATGCCTGACCCCGGCTGGATCGGCGCCAGCGGCCTGACCAAGCTGGAGCTGCCGGTGAACGTGCCGTACGACTTCGTCATGTCGCTGATGAAGGATCTGAGCGGGGACTGGGACATCGACTACGTCCTGGACGTCGGGATCACCATCGACCTCCCCGTCATCGGCACTTTCACCATCCCGCTCACCACCCAGGGCGAGATGAAGCTCCCCACATTCCGGGACTTGTTCTGAATATTTTGGTTGGTTGCCCTAGTTATTTGCCCATTCTTTGGCTTCAGCTGGGTGCTGCTGCTGCGTGAGGGTCTTATGGGTTTGTTGCTTGATGCGCGGATGAATGTTGAAATTAGATTTGTGTTGCAAGTCTTTCATTTTGGAAAACTTTGGCGATGTCACCTGGCTTGTGACAAATGGTGCAGAAAGCCAAGTGGTGTCAATTAGATGTGCGGACATTGATCTTGATCCCATTCTTCAAGCTTTCTCGGCCTCGCGTACAAGCTTCCCAATGAAGTACCTCTAACTCGTGCTCACAGTCAAAAGATCAAAAACAATTCATTTTCAACCGCTTGGAGATAAAGTGGCCGCCAAACTCTTGCCATGGGTTGGGAAGCTTGTGGCCATGGTCGGCCGCTCCACCCTTGTGAAGGCCATTCTCACTAGCATCGTCATTTACTACATCACCGTGCTCAACGTCCCGGTTGAGGTGCTCATGAAAATTGATAGTATAAAAAGAGCCTTTCTTTGGACGGAGTGTGATAAAGTCACTGGACGGAAATGCAAAGTAAATTGGGAGTTGGTTTGTAAGACAAGATTATGGAGGCCTTAGGACCCTCAACCTCAAGAAATTTGCGTCCGCGTTTAGAATGAGATGGTTATGGCATGAGTGGAAATTAATATGAAACAAAACCTTGGATGCACCTTGGGAATCCCTGCACCATACAATACAAAGAGTTCTTCGCTATATTTGTCACCATTGGAGACGGGAAGAAGGCGCTTTTTTGGGAGGCTTTGTGGTTGTATGGAAGACGTCCTAAATATATTGCCCCCTCATCTTCAAATGCTCAAAATGCAACAGATGCTTCGTCAACAAGGCGTTGAAAGATAACTTTTGGGTCAAACAAATCAACTTGGAAGATGGCTTTACTCTTTAGCACATAATGCAATTCGCCAACTTTTGAGAACTTCTCCAATCGGTCCAAATTGATCTGAACAACACGGACTCTATCACTTGGAAGCTTACTATTGTTACTCGTCCAAATCGGCCTACACCATGCAATTTTTGGGTCACACAAAAAATCT
Coding sequences within it:
- the LOC127338485 gene encoding late embryogenesis abundant protein Lea14-A; the protein is MGTGEEEETQKSGDATTADEGGQDQEAREEEEGGLMAGLVGKAREFVSEKIAQIPKPEAALERVSFKSISSEGVTLHSHVDVSNPYSYRIPICELTYTFKSDGKVIASGTMPDPGWIGASGLTKLELPVNVPYDFVMSLMKDLSGDWDIDYVLDVGITIDLPVIGTFTIPLTTQGEMKLPTFRDLF